Proteins encoded by one window of Filimonas effusa:
- a CDS encoding PQQ-dependent sugar dehydrogenase: MKKNTVSIVLIAAGVVCASSCKQNSPIDDIPGNDTLYAPVETKPANTDYKPAFTGQTRIAGVKTTTPYGGTVLLEQLDRPWGITSLPDGRLLITEKGGTLRIATSNGQLSARIQGLPTVKDEGQGGLLGITVDPDFGSNKMVYWVFSEPLPEGNITSVAKGKLSADEKSIEQATVIYRATPAYNGTLHYGGRIIFDKSGYLFVSTGERSDLATRPQAQDLNSGLGKIVRITKDGQPAPGNPFAGQNRPEIYSYGHRNVQGLTLHPGTGDLWETEFGPRGGDEVNRVEASKNYGWPTITYGIEYAGGKVGQGIQQQAGMEQPVYYWDPVVSPSGICFYTGSDVPEWKNNLFAACLSGLHVARLVIRDNKVTGEERLLADEGQRFRDITMGKDGNLYAVTDNGRLYKIHRK; this comes from the coding sequence ATGAAAAAGAACACCGTCTCCATCGTGCTTATTGCTGCAGGGGTTGTATGTGCGAGTAGTTGTAAGCAAAATTCACCTATTGACGACATACCTGGTAATGACACGCTTTATGCGCCGGTAGAAACCAAACCAGCCAATACTGATTACAAGCCGGCCTTTACCGGGCAGACGAGGATTGCGGGTGTGAAAACAACAACACCTTATGGCGGGACGGTGCTGTTGGAACAGCTTGACCGGCCCTGGGGGATCACAAGTTTACCCGATGGCAGATTGCTGATAACAGAGAAAGGAGGTACGCTTCGTATAGCCACAAGCAACGGGCAACTGAGCGCCCGCATACAAGGGCTGCCTACCGTAAAAGATGAAGGGCAGGGTGGTTTACTTGGTATTACCGTTGACCCTGATTTCGGCAGCAATAAAATGGTTTATTGGGTATTTTCAGAGCCTTTGCCTGAGGGTAATATTACATCGGTAGCCAAGGGGAAGTTGTCGGCAGATGAAAAAAGTATAGAACAGGCCACTGTTATTTACCGGGCCACTCCTGCTTACAATGGGACTTTGCATTATGGCGGCAGGATCATTTTTGATAAATCGGGTTATTTATTCGTGAGTACCGGAGAGCGTTCTGATCTTGCTACCCGGCCTCAGGCACAGGATCTGAATTCGGGGCTTGGTAAAATAGTCAGGATAACCAAGGATGGCCAGCCGGCGCCGGGTAATCCATTTGCGGGTCAGAACCGTCCGGAGATATACAGTTATGGGCATCGTAATGTGCAGGGTCTTACTTTACATCCAGGCACCGGAGATCTGTGGGAAACGGAATTCGGGCCGAGGGGCGGCGATGAAGTTAACCGGGTAGAAGCCAGCAAGAACTATGGCTGGCCAACTATCACGTATGGAATAGAATACGCGGGAGGCAAAGTTGGGCAGGGCATTCAGCAGCAGGCCGGCATGGAACAACCAGTATATTACTGGGATCCGGTTGTTTCGCCCAGCGGTATTTGTTTTTATACGGGCAGTGATGTTCCGGAATGGAAAAATAATTTATTTGCAGCCTGTCTTAGCGGACTTCATGTAGCGCGACTTGTTATCAGGGATAATAAAGTAACCGGAGAAGAGCGGCTACTTGCTGATGAAGGGCAACGCTTCAGAGATATCACTATGGGCAAAGACGGTAATTTATATGCTGTAACTGATAACGGCAGACTTTATAAAATTCACAGGAAATAG
- a CDS encoding pepsin/retropepsin-like aspartic protease family protein, whose protein sequence is MKWLFVFVCFCASFSTSFGQHRSYSDIADSVYAALKKHEPGFLLPLLHDSCRISGLPKGMNAKMIPLLLDKYPAVQAYKIVTINKDTAGTRVQMEVMFETGKAAYPDFVLNQHWRITELNVVKSASFNRLANRILAAPDTIHLPLITIRQRLYVKAEADGRKGLFLLDTGSPDMILNRTFFNDSLQLVSASGTESINGVRGDGILTRRISGFTLGRMKLSNFSAFVMNEGIGGEAEGLPFLGSIGYNVLRDFEWRFDLPAGKLILVKTDDNGDYISQQYRLTSMKYMGPLEMRRHVPVAVITISDMPFRMGIDCSIGSNVFFARSKNELLPYMSQIDPATAAQEGVPANGIQGVLNKALIGTLEFSNMPASIEQGSFVYDNAEVAPLNGLLGTAFLGCYKTVINLKKKLICFW, encoded by the coding sequence ATGAAATGGCTGTTCGTTTTCGTTTGTTTTTGCGCTTCTTTTTCCACCTCCTTTGGCCAGCATAGAAGTTATTCCGATATAGCCGATAGTGTCTACGCAGCATTGAAGAAACATGAACCTGGTTTCCTCCTGCCATTGCTCCACGATAGCTGCCGCATCAGCGGCCTGCCAAAAGGTATGAATGCGAAAATGATTCCGTTGCTGCTCGATAAATATCCCGCCGTTCAAGCCTACAAGATCGTAACAATAAACAAGGATACAGCCGGTACCCGGGTACAGATGGAAGTAATGTTCGAAACAGGCAAAGCCGCTTACCCCGATTTCGTCCTGAACCAGCATTGGCGTATCACAGAATTGAATGTGGTAAAAAGCGCATCCTTCAACCGTCTTGCCAATCGTATTCTCGCCGCACCCGATACCATTCACCTGCCGCTGATAACAATCCGGCAACGGCTTTATGTAAAAGCGGAAGCCGACGGCCGTAAAGGCCTCTTCCTGCTCGATACCGGCTCCCCGGATATGATCCTCAACAGAACTTTCTTTAACGATTCTCTTCAGCTCGTATCGGCCTCCGGTACGGAAAGTATAAACGGTGTGCGTGGCGATGGCATCTTAACCCGCCGGATCAGCGGCTTTACACTCGGTAGAATGAAGCTCTCTAACTTCTCCGCTTTCGTCATGAACGAAGGAATAGGCGGCGAAGCCGAAGGCCTCCCTTTCCTTGGATCGATTGGTTATAACGTACTGCGCGATTTCGAATGGCGGTTCGATCTGCCTGCAGGTAAGTTGATCCTGGTAAAAACAGATGACAACGGCGACTATATCAGCCAGCAATACCGCCTCACCTCTATGAAATACATGGGGCCGCTTGAAATGAGAAGGCATGTGCCGGTAGCAGTAATAACAATAAGCGATATGCCTTTCCGTATGGGAATAGATTGCAGCATAGGTAGCAACGTTTTCTTTGCACGCAGCAAAAATGAACTGCTGCCATATATGTCGCAGATCGATCCTGCAACTGCCGCACAGGAAGGTGTTCCCGCTAATGGCATTCAGGGTGTTCTCAATAAAGCGTTGATAGGAACGCTTGAATTCAGCAATATGCCCGCTTCTATCGAACAGGGCAGCTTTGTATACGATAACGCAGAAGTAGCGCCGCTGAATGGCTTGCTGGGAACGGCTTTCCTGGGTTGCTATAAAACTGTTATCAACTTGAAAAAGAAACTTATCTGTTTTTGGTAA
- a CDS encoding formylglycine-generating enzyme family protein: MWRNQDHLGFALSLVVITAFGFTSAGPSPQEIRTNPVKPRANTIAGRLTTAIPCAPVIRYASVQTSADTPVGATCCMPATAARFQTTLHDITTPQNTSTHNNAPTHPGMVWIEGGSFSMGGDNNQAADDEYPKHKVTVDGFWMDITEVTNARFQAFINATGYITTAERKPDWKELKKQLPPGTPEPDSFLLVPASLVFVAPPAEVPLNDYSQWWQWKTGANWRHPHGPGSTIEGKENYPVVHISWYDAQAYCKWAGKRLPTEAEWEWAARGKLTGNIYPWGNEPVEQGKPKANSWQGHFPDQNKVLDQYYYTAPVGSYDPNGYGLYDMAGNVWEWCADYYDSRYYQSVTKPGGVLNPTGPVKACDPNEPLASKRVIRGGSFLCNDGYCSGYRVARRMKTSEDSGMEHLGFRCVQQ; the protein is encoded by the coding sequence ATGTGGCGGAATCAGGATCATCTCGGATTTGCATTATCGCTGGTAGTTATAACAGCATTTGGATTTACATCTGCCGGGCCTTCCCCGCAGGAAATAAGGACAAACCCGGTGAAACCACGCGCTAACACAATAGCTGGCCGTTTAACTACAGCAATCCCTTGTGCTCCGGTGATCAGGTATGCCTCAGTACAAACCTCAGCCGATACCCCGGTCGGCGCCACTTGCTGCATGCCAGCCACCGCTGCCCGTTTTCAAACAACACTACATGATATAACAACCCCTCAAAATACCTCCACCCACAACAATGCCCCCACCCACCCCGGCATGGTCTGGATTGAAGGAGGCAGCTTCAGCATGGGAGGCGATAACAACCAGGCGGCCGACGACGAATATCCCAAACACAAAGTCACAGTTGATGGCTTCTGGATGGATATCACGGAAGTCACCAATGCCCGGTTCCAGGCTTTCATAAACGCAACAGGTTATATTACCACCGCAGAAAGAAAACCCGATTGGAAGGAATTGAAAAAACAATTACCACCAGGCACACCCGAACCCGATTCCTTCTTGCTCGTGCCGGCATCATTGGTCTTTGTGGCCCCACCCGCAGAAGTCCCGTTAAACGACTATAGCCAATGGTGGCAGTGGAAAACCGGCGCCAACTGGCGTCACCCCCACGGCCCGGGTAGCACCATCGAAGGAAAAGAAAATTACCCCGTCGTCCACATCTCCTGGTACGATGCCCAGGCCTATTGTAAATGGGCTGGTAAACGCCTCCCTACCGAAGCCGAATGGGAATGGGCCGCCAGGGGAAAGCTTACCGGTAATATTTACCCCTGGGGCAACGAACCCGTTGAACAGGGTAAGCCAAAAGCCAACTCCTGGCAAGGCCATTTTCCCGATCAGAATAAAGTGCTCGATCAATACTACTACACTGCCCCCGTAGGGTCATACGATCCCAATGGATACGGCTTATACGATATGGCGGGAAATGTCTGGGAATGGTGCGCCGATTATTACGATAGCCGCTACTATCAGTCAGTGACCAAACCCGGAGGTGTATTGAACCCCACCGGTCCAGTCAAAGCCTGCGACCCTAACGAACCGCTGGCATCTAAACGGGTCATCAGGGGAGGCTCCTTCCTTTGTAACGATGGCTACTGTTCAGGCTACCGCGTAGCGCGCCGCATGAAAACCAGTGAAGACAGCGGCATGGAACACCTCGGGTTCCGATGCGTGCAGCAATAA
- a CDS encoding arylsulfatase — MKHLLIAALTAITINAAAKEGPKDPKNKRPNIILIVADDLGYSDLGAYGSEIATPNLDRLAKDGLRLQQFYNNSICAPTRASLLTGQYQHKAGVGYFSNDLGLPAYQGYINQQSLTLAEVLKAGGYTTITSGKWHVSGKNVSLPWQRGFQYVYPRDEAAAASGAPQEKKVLTDSLGYPLPEYFQTNVITKNAVAFLDEAAKNDHPFFLYLAYTAPHWPLIALPEDIAKYKGKYDKGWDALRQERFAKQKQLGIVSNNATLSVKDEDIYDWARLSYDQRQLWTKKMEVFAAMVDRLDQGVGAVLAKLKEIGADENTLIIFVSDNGAPAEDLVRWHHGASRNSGPVGTTGSNESQSKNWSYLSNTPFLGFKDDMHEGGINSPFIAWFPGKINAGTIRKGTGHIIDLAPTFYELAGAKYPATYNGTNAYALPGKSLLPVLFGQDAEVQRAKPLFWERAGNRAVRDGKWKLVSTWPSYSWELFNLEEDPGETKNVARENHEVVSRLSVQYFAWAKENGVVDFATLEDKEPQSMKEFRKSKQQEKQAAGGFLF, encoded by the coding sequence ATGAAACATCTCTTAATAGCTGCTTTAACAGCCATCACCATAAACGCAGCGGCAAAAGAAGGTCCCAAAGACCCCAAAAACAAGCGCCCCAACATAATCCTCATCGTTGCCGATGACCTCGGTTACTCCGACCTTGGCGCATATGGCTCAGAAATAGCAACGCCCAATCTCGATCGCCTGGCAAAAGATGGTCTGCGTCTGCAACAGTTCTATAATAATTCAATTTGCGCACCCACCCGCGCATCTTTGCTTACAGGCCAGTACCAGCACAAAGCAGGTGTAGGATACTTCTCCAATGACCTGGGATTACCTGCTTACCAGGGTTATATCAACCAGCAATCTCTCACACTGGCCGAAGTCTTGAAAGCAGGCGGTTACACAACAATTACCTCCGGTAAATGGCATGTGTCGGGCAAGAATGTGAGCCTTCCCTGGCAGCGCGGTTTTCAATACGTCTATCCCCGCGATGAAGCTGCAGCCGCCTCCGGTGCACCCCAGGAAAAAAAGGTCCTTACCGATAGCCTCGGCTATCCTTTACCCGAATACTTTCAAACCAACGTCATAACAAAAAATGCAGTGGCCTTCCTCGACGAAGCCGCAAAAAATGATCATCCTTTTTTCCTCTATCTCGCATACACAGCACCACACTGGCCATTGATAGCCTTACCCGAAGACATCGCCAAATACAAAGGCAAATACGATAAAGGCTGGGATGCCTTGCGCCAGGAACGTTTCGCAAAACAAAAACAACTCGGCATCGTCAGTAATAATGCCACCCTTTCTGTAAAAGACGAAGACATCTACGATTGGGCACGGCTTTCCTACGATCAGCGCCAGCTATGGACGAAAAAGATGGAAGTCTTCGCAGCTATGGTCGATCGTCTCGACCAGGGCGTGGGAGCTGTCCTTGCCAAACTCAAAGAAATTGGTGCCGATGAAAATACCCTCATCATTTTTGTTTCCGACAATGGCGCTCCTGCCGAAGACCTCGTCCGCTGGCATCATGGTGCTTCCCGCAACAGTGGCCCCGTAGGCACTACAGGCTCCAACGAATCACAAAGCAAGAACTGGTCTTATCTCTCCAATACGCCATTCCTTGGCTTTAAAGATGATATGCACGAAGGTGGGATCAACTCTCCCTTTATCGCCTGGTTCCCCGGTAAAATAAACGCAGGAACCATCAGGAAAGGTACCGGTCATATCATCGACCTGGCGCCAACATTTTATGAACTGGCCGGCGCTAAATACCCAGCCACATATAATGGAACCAATGCCTATGCATTGCCGGGAAAAAGCCTGCTGCCCGTATTGTTCGGTCAGGATGCCGAAGTGCAGCGTGCTAAACCTTTGTTCTGGGAACGGGCTGGTAACAGGGCGGTTCGTGATGGTAAATGGAAACTCGTGTCAACATGGCCATCCTATTCCTGGGAATTGTTTAACCTGGAAGAAGACCCCGGTGAAACCAAAAACGTAGCAAGAGAGAATCATGAAGTGGTCAGCCGCCTGTCGGTGCAATACTTCGCCTGGGCTAAAGAAAACGGAGTGGTCGACTTTGCAACATTGGAAGACAAAGAACCGCAAAGCATGAAAGAGTTCAGGAAAAGTAAACAACAGGAAAAACAGGCTGCAGGCGGATTCCTGTTCTGA